The nucleotide window GCGGCCGGGTGGCCGGGGTCGCGGGTGCGGCCTGCTGGCGGGGCGGTGCCGACACCGGCGCGGCGCCCGCGGGCTTGGCCAGGGCGGCGCCGGCCAGCCAGGCCGCGCCGAGCGCGACCGAGTGCTTGGGGTGCGCGTCGACGACCACCGGGCGGCCCAGCTCCGAGCCGACCAGCTGGGCGACGATCGGCATCCGGGACGAGCCGCCGACCAGCAGCACCGAGCTCACCTGCTCCGGCGTGCAGTCGGCCGACCGCAGGGCACGCTGTAGCGCCTCGACGGAACCGTGCAGCGCCGGCCGGACCATCGCCTCGAACTCGGCCCGGGTGAGCCGGACCTCCGTGGACACGTCCGGCAGCAGCACCGGGATGGTCGTGTCGGTGTCCGAGGAGAGCGCCTCCTTGGCCTGCACGCACTCGTCCCGCAGCCGGGCGACGGCGTTGATCGCCGCGGTGTCGTCCTCGTCGAGCGCCTCGAGCTTGCCGTCGAGGGCCGCGCGGACGTGGTTGAGGACCGCGGCGTCGAAGTCGGTGCCGCCGAGCCGCTCGATGCCCTCCGGCTGCCCCATGACCTCGAACCCGGTCGCGGTCTTGCGCAGCACCGCGGCGTCGAAGGTGCCGCCGCCCAGGTCGTAGACGGCCACGACCGAACCCTGCTCGACGCGCTGCTGCTGGGTGTAGTTGACCGCCGCCGCCTCGGGCTCGGTGGTGTAGGTCACCGGCACGTCGAGGTCGGCCATCCGGGCGGCCTGGCGCATGAGATCCATCTTGTACGGACCCCAGTTCGCGGGGTGCGTGATGCAGATCGCGGCGGGCCGGCCGCCCTCCCGGCGGGTCACCTCGTCGACGACCCAGCGGAGCAGCCGCGACATCAGGGCCTCTGCGGACTGCGGCACGCCGCCGAGCAGGAACGGGGTGGTGTCGCCCAGCCGCCGCTTGAACTCGCGCGCCACCCGCTGCGGCTCGGAGAATCCCCGGCGGTGCGCCGCGTCCCCGGTCAGGAACGTCTCGTCCTGCCGTAGCAGCACCACCGACGGAATGGCCGCGCTCCGGTCGCCGAGCGAGACGGTCTCCGCCCGGCCGTCGCGCCAGATCGCCGCCGCCGTGAACGTGGTTCCGAGGTCAATTCCAAGCGCGTACATGGATGGATGCTCCGATTATGATCATCAATACAAGGCTCAGGAGGTCGTCGCGCAGACGGCGGCGGAACCGTCGCGCCTCACACGGTACTGACCGGAAGCTCATCGAAGCCGCCGCCGTTCTGTGATCATGCCCTCGCAGGATCGGACGGCCACCCGGGCGGCGACCGCCATCTCCGCGGAGGTCAGGGGATTCTCGGCCCGGCGCTGCCAGCGGGCGAGCGCCGCGTCCGCCGCCGCGTCCACCTCCGCGCCGGAGGCGTCCGGCGGCAGCCGCAGCCGCTGGTGCACGCCGGCGCCGGCGCCGCCGATGAGCTGCTCCAGCTCGGCGATCACGTCGGGCTTGCCGGTCACCCATCCGGAGCGCAGCCCCGAGAGCACCCGTAGCTCGTTGAACGGGTGCGCCGAGGCGATGATCTCCTCCACCGCGCCGGCGATCTTCTCGCTGCCCGGCCGGGGGCTGACGCGCGTGACCTCGGCCAGGGCGAGCAGCGCGGACCTGGACTTGAGCACGTCCCGGCGCTCGAAGAAGAGCGAGCCGAGCACCTCACGCAGCTGCCCGAGGCCGCTGCGCTCGGCCAGCTCCCGGGCCAGCTCCGTCGCGGTGCCGCAGGTGCCGTGCCGCAGCAGGGCCGCGGACAGCCGCAGTCCGAACAGGCCGAAGCGGCCCAGCAGCTCCTCACGCTCGATCGAGGTCATGCCCAGCTCCGGCATGCTCTGCACGAACCGGTCGGCGGAGAGCAGCAGCTGCTCGGCCTGGGCGACCGGCAGCTCCGAGATCCGGCGCAACCGGGCGAACTCCACCTCGGTGAGGGTCGTCGCGGTCTCGGCGAGCAGGCCCGCGACCGGCACGACGGACTGCACCAGCCGCCGTACGCTCGCGCTCGTGCTCAGCCGGCCCGCGATCCGGCGCGCCGACGCCATCGCGTCGAGCCGGCCGACCGCGATCTCGTCGGCGCGGGACAGCACCCCGATGGCGTTCACCGGATTGGGCCGGGACACCTCGACGTCGTGGAAGGCCCGCAGGAACTCGACGTCGTTGTTGTGCAGGTGACGCATCAGGTAGATGACGGCGTCGGCGGGCGTCTCCTCCTCGTCGGGCACGAGCAGGTCCCAGGAGCGCAGCGAGGTCTTTTCGGACAGTGATCCGATACCCGGAGTGTCGATCAATGTCACGGTCCGCAACGCCTGCGACGGCCAGCTCACCTGTAGCTGCGCCACGTCGTCCACGCCGAGGTCGCCCAGGTCTATCTCGATGGCGCCGTCCTCGCGGCTGAACCGGAGCTGCCGCGGCGGACCCTGATAGGGCTGGGCCGTCACCTGATAGGTGTGCCCGTCCTGATACCAGGTGACGATGCGGGTGCACTCGCCCGCGTCGGTCGGCGCCAGCCGCTCGCCGACCAGGGCGTTGAGCAGAGTCGACTTTCCGGCCTTGATCCGGCCGGCGACGGCCACCCGGAGCGGCTCGTCGAGGCGGTGGAGCACGGCGGCGAGCCGCCGCTCGTACGGCGTGCCGCGGTACACGTCGACGGCCTGGCTGAGCACCGCCCGCGTACGGTCGATCAGGCTCATGCCGTTTTCCTCCGCTGGCGCTCCGTCACTTCCCGCACACCGACCGTCGTCCGCCCTGGCAGACGCACTGAGCATGCCACCCGGGAACAAGCCTCTCGGAGCGCGGGCACCCGGAGCAAGGCGCCGGGCGGTCTGCTATCGCTCGGCCGAACGGTCTGTGTCCCTTTCGGCTTTCCGACAGCTTCCTGCCGCGAGCCCGGCGAACGGTAGACGCTCGTCTCAGGCGGCGACGGGCTGTGCGACCGCCGCCGCCACCAGCCGTAAGCTGCCAGTTCGGCGCCGGCGAGAGGGGAAGTCACGGGTGACTGTCGTGGTGGGGGTCGACGGCTCCGGGCGGACCCGCAGGCTCGGCGAGATCGCCGCGGCCGCCTGCCGTCCGGTGGTGCCCGTCGTCTTCACCACGGTCGGTGACCTGGAGACGCTGCTGGCCCGCGCCCGCGGGAACGACGCGATGGTCATCGTCGACGACGCACACCGGCTGCCGCCGGACGCGCTGCGGGCGCTGGCCGCCGCCGCCCGCTCCGGCACGCCGATGGCGATCGCCCGCCGCCCCACGATCGACACCCCGGAGCTGGCCGATCTGGACGAGGCGGTCGCCGCCGTCGGCAAGGTCGAACACCTCGGCCCGCTCGACCCCGGCGCCCTCGCCGCGCTGGTCGCCGCCGCGATCGGCCGGCCGCCGGCGCCGGAGCACCTGGCCGCCGTGCACGCCGCCTCGGCCGGCCTGGCCGCCGTGGCCGAGGCGGTGGCGGCCGAACCGGACGGCACGCCGCCCGCGCTGGTCGCCCGGCTGCAACGCCGGCTCGCCGGGCCCGGTCGTGACACGGCGGAGCTGGCCACGATCCTGGCGCTCGGGCTGGACCTCGACGACGACGTGGTCTGCGCGGCGGCCCGGCTGGAGCCGGCGCGGGCGGCGGCGGCGACGCGCGCGCTGCGCGACCAGGGGCTGCTGACGCCCGACGGCGAACGGATGATCCCGGCGGTCGCCCGCGCGGTGCTCGCCGACCTGTCGCCGCCGGAGCGGCGCCGGCTGCACGACACGGTGGCGACGGCCCTGCTGTCCACGGGCGCCGACCCGGTCCGCGCGGCGGAGCAGCTGCGCGCGGCCCGCGCGCGTACCCCCGCGGCGGCCGACGTCTACCGGCGCGCCGCCGACCGGCTGCGCTTCGCCGCGCCCGAGCGGGCGGTGTCCTGGTACGACGAGGCGCTCAACGCCGGCGCCGAGCCCGCGGTCGTGGCCGCCGGCCGGGCCGAGGCGGCCACCCTGCTCGGCCTGCCCGTCGACCTGGACGTGGCGACGGCGTCGGAGTCCGACGCGGCCCGGCTCGCGATGGTCGCCGGCGCCGCCGCGGCACACGACGGCCGGGCCGGCCGGGCGGCCGAGGCGCTGCTGAGCACGGGTCCCCCCGGCCCGGTCCTGGCCGTCGCGGCGCTGATGGCCACGGGCCGGCCGGAGGCGGCGCGCGCCGCGGCCACCGGCCCGGCGCCGCTGCCGCTGCGCCGTCTCGCCGGGGCGGCGCTGGAGATCGGCAGCCCCGCGGCCGCCCTGCCGCTGCTGATCGAGGCGGCCGAGGCCTACGAGCAGGTGCCGCCCGCGGTCACGCTTCCCGACCTTCCGCACGCGCTCGGCGCGCTGGTCGCGGTGACCGCCGGCGACACACCGACCGCCGAGCATCTGCTGGAGCGGGCGCTGCACGCACACGCCGGCGGGCCCGCCGCCCAGAACCGGCACCGGCTGCTGCTGGCCTGGGCGCGGCTGCGGGCCGGCCGGTACGACACCGCGCTCGCCGAGATCCAGCGCCTGACCGGCGTGCCGCTGCCGGGCCGCGACCGCCTGGCGTTCGCCTGCCTCACCGCCGGCATCGCGCGCCGCCGCGGCGACATCGCCCAGCTTCGTGCGGCGTGGGAGCTCGCCGAGCCGGTGCTCGCGCGGCGCGCGGTAGACCTGCTCCAGCTCGAGATGGTCGAGGAGCTGCTGGTGGCCGCCGCCCGGCTGCGCCGGCACGTGCGGATCACGCCGATCCTCGACGACCTGGGCGCGATCGTCGACCGGCTCGGCCGGCCGGACGCCTGGGCGGTGTCGCTCGGATGGATCCGGTTGCAGATCGCCGTCGTCGGCGAGGACCAGCCGGGCGCGGCCGACGCCGCGAGCCGGCTCGCCGACCTGGAACCCTCCGGCGCCCGGCAGCAGGCACAGTGCGCCGCCGCCGTCCGGTGGGCCTCCGCGCTCGCCGGCGAGGTACGCCCCGACGACGTGCTGGCGGACGCCGCCGCCCTCGTCGCGGTCGATCTGCCGTGGGAGTCGTCCCGGCTGCTCGGGCAGGCCGCGATCCGCACCGGCGACCCGGCGGCCGCGCGCCGGCTGCTGGAGCGGGCGCGGGAGCTGTCCCGCACGGAGCCGGCGGTGGACGAGTCGCCGCAGGACGCGGGGCGGGGCGGCCTGTCCGACCGGGAGGTGGAGGTGGCCCGGCTGGTGCTGGCGGGCCGCACGCACCGCGAGATCGGATCGCAGCTCTACCTGTCACCGAAGACGGTGGAGCACCACGTGGCCCGGATCCGCGTCAAGCTCGGCGCCGCGAACCGGGCCGAGATGATCGCCGCGCTGCGCAGCCACCTGCCGGAGGAGGCCTGACGGGCCGGGGCACCCCCTAACCCCCAGCGCCCGGAAGGGGGATAGCCCCGATGCCCGGCAGGGGTTACAACCGGCACGCTTCACATGTCCGACCACCGGGGCGGGCCTGAAAACAGGAGAGAAAGTCATGGCCGCAGTCGAAGTTACCCCGCTCATCATCGAGAACATCAAGGCGCTGTTCAACAAGGTGTTCAGCAGCGACGCCGAGACCGCGAAGTTCCTCGCCGACCCGGGCGGCGCCTTCGCCGCCAACGACATCGACGCCGAGACGCTCAACGCGGTCGACATCAACCAGATCGTCTCGGACGCCGCCTACGGCAGCCAGGACGGATCGGCGAGCGGCTACAGCGGCGGAAGCTCCTACGGTGGCGGTTCCTACAGCGGCGGCGGCGGCGGTGGCTACCACGGCGGTGGCGGCGGTGGCGGCGGAGCCGCGGCGGCCTCGGCCCCGGCCGCGCAGACGGTGCAGCAGGTCACCCAGGTCGCGCAGACCTTCACCACCCAGAACTTCGTCGACAACTCGCGGAACTTCATCGACAACTCGACCGACAACAGCACCGACATCGACAACTCGGTGGACGTCGACGTCGACGGCGCCGTCCTCGGCGACATCGACATCGACTCGGAGAACGTCAACCAGACCGGCGACGGCAACGTGGCCGGCACCGGCGACGGCGACGTCAACGCGGCCACCGGCGACGGCGCCGTTGCGCAGCAGGGCGACGGGGACCAGGTCGCCGCGACCGGCGGCTCGGTGGCGGCGGGGGACGACGCGACCGCCGCGACCGGCGACAACTCGTCGGTGGAGGTCGTCGAGGGCGACAAGGTCACCGCGGGCGACGGCGCCGTGGTCGGCACCGGCGAGGGCGACGTGCTCGGCTCGACCGGGGACGGCTCGTTCCTCGGCACCTCGGAGTTCGGCGACGTGGTCGGCAACACCGGAGACAACGCGGTGACCGCGGGTCGCGACATCACCGGGGCCACCAACACCGGCATCAACTCCGGCGTGCAGGCCGGCGGCGACGCCGAGAAGGTGCTCCAGGGCGACAACTTCGGCATCGTCGGCGACGACGTGGACAAGGCCGTCGTCGGCGACGACAACCAGGCCGCCCAGTTCGACATCGACACCAGGGGCGGCGCCGGCGGCAACGCCAGTGGCACCGGTGGCTCCGGGGGCATCGGCGGCGACGCGCAGGCCGGTGGCGGAAGCGGCGGCGACGGCGCGGTCGGTGCCGGGGTCGGTGCCGGGGTCGGCGTCGGGCTCCGCGGCAGTGGCTCGGGCTTCGGCCAGGGCGCGGGCGGCGACGGCGGCGCGGGCGGCGCCGGCGGCACCGCGGTCGGCGGCAACGCGAGCGGCGGCGCCGGGGTCGGCGGCAACGCGAGCGGCGGCAGCGGCGGCGAGGTCGGTCCGATCAACATCAACTTCGGCGGGGGCAGCCAGCAGGCCGTCACCGACTCCGAGGTCGAGGACTCGTCGCTGGCCTCCGGCGGCGACGCGGACACGACGCAGGACTCGTTCAACGACCAGTCGACGAACGACTCGTTCAACGACAAGTCGACGAACGACTCCTTCAACGACCAGTCCACGGACGACTCGTTCAACAACGAGGACTCGTTCAACAACGACGACTCGTTCAACGACGTCGCGCCGGTCCTCAAGGCCGAGGACAGCACCGAGTCGGACCCGAGCCTCGACTCCTGATCATCGGATCGTGCTCAGACCGGCGGATGTCGGGCCGTGGCGAATGGGAACAGCGGGGCGTGGCAGGTGGCGGACCTGTCACGCCCCGCTCGCGCCCGCCCGCCGGCCGGGCCGACTCCGGTTCGCCGTAACGTACCGTGACCGGGAGGATCGACGATGACCGCGAATACGGCACCACCTGACGCCGGCGGCACGCTGCGCCGGGCCACCGAGGTCGTCGACCTCGCGCTGCGCGCCTGCGAGGCG belongs to Amorphoplanes digitatis and includes:
- a CDS encoding Hsp70 family protein, whose amino-acid sequence is MYALGIDLGTTFTAAAIWRDGRAETVSLGDRSAAIPSVVLLRQDETFLTGDAAHRRGFSEPQRVAREFKRRLGDTTPFLLGGVPQSAEALMSRLLRWVVDEVTRREGGRPAAICITHPANWGPYKMDLMRQAARMADLDVPVTYTTEPEAAAVNYTQQQRVEQGSVVAVYDLGGGTFDAAVLRKTATGFEVMGQPEGIERLGGTDFDAAVLNHVRAALDGKLEALDEDDTAAINAVARLRDECVQAKEALSSDTDTTIPVLLPDVSTEVRLTRAEFEAMVRPALHGSVEALQRALRSADCTPEQVSSVLLVGGSSRMPIVAQLVGSELGRPVVVDAHPKHSVALGAAWLAGAALAKPAGAAPVSAPPRQQAAPATPATRPPRRTVPPARPAASAVPSAGPVPGTYRAESVAPTPAPVPRVHPAPPPAMAATVVDGPGLPAAAARSAAPPPRARTFVSAAAAAGPAAPAAPAPERPARRRRGALIATGAALVVLLAAGVAGWALTRADGKGDDKDNRNVAGNDTPEVPADEQCTDEIKSNPRWVCLTAATVADGKLTVEYDAEFGDTRPSSSGGWHLHIWGGDGTNPPDRIMGEQAPEDEQGTWYVDDEQPSVIGTDEPAFVKAIGNAPKVCARVANSQHGLVTDADGTYKTGNCVPIKW
- a CDS encoding helix-turn-helix domain-containing protein; this translates as MTVVVGVDGSGRTRRLGEIAAAACRPVVPVVFTTVGDLETLLARARGNDAMVIVDDAHRLPPDALRALAAAARSGTPMAIARRPTIDTPELADLDEAVAAVGKVEHLGPLDPGALAALVAAAIGRPPAPEHLAAVHAASAGLAAVAEAVAAEPDGTPPALVARLQRRLAGPGRDTAELATILALGLDLDDDVVCAAARLEPARAAAATRALRDQGLLTPDGERMIPAVARAVLADLSPPERRRLHDTVATALLSTGADPVRAAEQLRAARARTPAAADVYRRAADRLRFAAPERAVSWYDEALNAGAEPAVVAAGRAEAATLLGLPVDLDVATASESDAARLAMVAGAAAAHDGRAGRAAEALLSTGPPGPVLAVAALMATGRPEAARAAATGPAPLPLRRLAGAALEIGSPAAALPLLIEAAEAYEQVPPAVTLPDLPHALGALVAVTAGDTPTAEHLLERALHAHAGGPAAQNRHRLLLAWARLRAGRYDTALAEIQRLTGVPLPGRDRLAFACLTAGIARRRGDIAQLRAAWELAEPVLARRAVDLLQLEMVEELLVAAARLRRHVRITPILDDLGAIVDRLGRPDAWAVSLGWIRLQIAVVGEDQPGAADAASRLADLEPSGARQQAQCAAAVRWASALAGEVRPDDVLADAAALVAVDLPWESSRLLGQAAIRTGDPAAARRLLERARELSRTEPAVDESPQDAGRGGLSDREVEVARLVLAGRTHREIGSQLYLSPKTVEHHVARIRVKLGAANRAEMIAALRSHLPEEA
- a CDS encoding dynamin family protein, giving the protein MSLIDRTRAVLSQAVDVYRGTPYERRLAAVLHRLDEPLRVAVAGRIKAGKSTLLNALVGERLAPTDAGECTRIVTWYQDGHTYQVTAQPYQGPPRQLRFSREDGAIEIDLGDLGVDDVAQLQVSWPSQALRTVTLIDTPGIGSLSEKTSLRSWDLLVPDEEETPADAVIYLMRHLHNNDVEFLRAFHDVEVSRPNPVNAIGVLSRADEIAVGRLDAMASARRIAGRLSTSASVRRLVQSVVPVAGLLAETATTLTEVEFARLRRISELPVAQAEQLLLSADRFVQSMPELGMTSIEREELLGRFGLFGLRLSAALLRHGTCGTATELARELAERSGLGQLREVLGSLFFERRDVLKSRSALLALAEVTRVSPRPGSEKIAGAVEEIIASAHPFNELRVLSGLRSGWVTGKPDVIAELEQLIGGAGAGVHQRLRLPPDASGAEVDAAADAALARWQRRAENPLTSAEMAVAARVAVRSCEGMITERRRLR